The following are from one region of the Populus trichocarpa isolate Nisqually-1 chromosome 8, P.trichocarpa_v4.1, whole genome shotgun sequence genome:
- the LOC7480900 gene encoding transcription factor MYB2 produces the protein MSWGVMAGQLAWGGLIEEGWRKGPWTAEEDRLLIEYVRLHGDGRWSSVARLAGLKRNGKSCRLRWVNYLRPDLKRGQITPHEESIIVELHARWGNRWSTIARSLPGRTDNEIKNYWRTHFKKKAKLSPDNSDKARTRHLKRQQFQQQQQQLQRQQQQTQHQQPLQINQLDMRKIVSLLDENEDKAPCTPQMRQEMAPHAIYPNTIEEHVLLYNMFNVNNASVPEASNEDILWDGLWNLDDLHGNLGVACATSKASMQNLVAPFC, from the exons ATGTCTTGGGGAGTGATGGCAGGGCAGTTGGCCTGGGGTGGTCTGATCGAAGAGGGCTGGAGGAAAGGACCTTGGACTGCTGAAGAAGACAGGTTGCTTATTGAATATGTCAGGTTGCATGGTGATGGAAGATGGAGCTCTGTAGCCAGGCTTGCAG GGCTGAAAAGGAATGGAAAGAGCTGCAGATTGAGGTGGGTGAATTACTTGAGGCCAGACCTGAAGAGGGGGCAGATAACTCCCCATGAAGAGAGCATTATTGTGGAGCTGCATGCTAGGTGGGGGAACAG GTGGTCCACAATTGCGAGAAGCTTGCCAGGAAGAACTGATAATGAGATCAAGAATTACTGGAGGACTCATTTCAAGAAGAAGGCCAAGCTCTCTCCAGATAACTCTGACAAGGCAAGAACTCGTCACTTGAAGAGGCAGCAAtttcaacagcagcagcagcagctgcagcGACAACAGCAACAAACTCAACATCAACAACCACTGCAGATAAATCAATTGGACATGAGAAAGATCGTGTCCTTACTTGATGAAAACGAAGATAAAGCGCCATGTACACCTCAAATGAGGCAGGAAATGGCCCCTCATGCCATATACCCCAACACAATTGAGGAGCATGTCTTGCTATATAATATGTTCAATGTCAATAATGCATCAGTGCCTGAGGCCTCGAACGAGGATATACTCTGGGATGGCTTGTGGAACTTGGATGATCTCCATGGCAATCTTGGTGTGGCATGTGCAACAAGCAAAGCTAGCATGCAAAATTTAGTGGCACCTTTTTGTTAA
- the LOC7494759 gene encoding probable folate-biopterin transporter 8, chloroplastic isoform X2, giving the protein MIPLSIASRSPVTKLSPDNPKIQISSSTKLSHLKAVPCSFHRKNPNTICNPAKSKTHPFGSVLITPDHVSHKKGKINRGYEERRDSGHVGSQQMLGLCGFGYWMQGFRSFPWLALNFHMAHNLNLHPSQLQLLQISGNLPMVAKPLYGLLSDAFYIGGAHRVPYILMGVFLQVLGWGPLALIPVAREALPILISCILISNLGASITEVANDALVTEYGQKNRIGGLQSYAFMALAVGGILGNLLGGCFLQKTPPQTMFLVFSVLLSLQLATSSIVREKSLGLLEPSNHNLVKTSIWENTRKQLSDLKTALNEDSISHPLTWIVASIATVPVLSGSIFCYQTQCLHLDPSIIGMSRVIGQIMLLSMTVLYDRYWKEVPMRKLVGAVQFLYASSLLLDFVLVRQINLKLGISNEGCEGSLTSFLASSLCLSSIVSGFLGVGLASLIGITSGDYSSLPMGILIQFFAALLPLGWIHRVPMSEPIVEKERKQGMSKRTRKNRRVGRVLLGSIYVYRRERESDSQR; this is encoded by the exons ATGATTCCTTTATCAATTGCCAGTCGAAGTCCAGTTACGAAATTGTCTCCAGATAACCCAAAAATACAAATATCCTCTTCTACTAAGCTATCTCACTTGAAAGCAGTTCCATGCTCTTTTCACAGGAAAAACCCCAACACTATTTGCAACCCTGCAAAGTCCAAGACTCATCCTTTTGGCTCTGTATTAATAACCCCAGATCACGTTTCTCATAAGAAAGGCAAGATAAACCGGGGATACGAGGAAAGAAGAGATTCTGGCCATGTGGGTAGCCAACAGATGCTGGGTTTGTGTGGGTTTGGGTATTGGATGCAGGGGTTTAGGAGTTTTCCTTGGCTTGCTCTCAACTTCCATATGGCTCACAATCTCAACTTGCATCCATCACAATTGCAGCTTTTGCAAATCTCTGGTAACCTTCCCATGGTGGCCAAACCTCTTTATGGACTCCTCTCTGATGCTTTTTACATTGGAGGTGCTCATAGAGTACCTTATATTCTCATGGGAG TCTTTTTGCAGGTGCTGGGTTGGGGGCCGCTGGCATTGATCCCTGTTGCACGGGAAGCCCTTCCGATTCTTATTTCATGCATTCTTATCAGTAATCTTGGCGCTTCAATCACAGAAGTAGCAAATGATGCTCTTGTCACAGAGTATGGCCAAAAAAACAGAATTGGAGGCCTCCAGTCTTATGCATTTATGGCTTTAGCTGTTGGTGGAATCCTAGGCAACTTGCTAGGTGGTTGTTTCTTACAAAAAACACCACCCCAAACCATGTTTCTTGTATTTTCAgttcttctctctcttcaacTAGCAACTTCATCAATAGTAAGAGAGAAATCGCTTGGTTTATTAGAACCATCAAATCACAACCTTGTGAAGACATCAATTTGGGAGAATACCAGAAAACAGCTAAGTGATCTTAAAACTGCATTAAACGAGGACAGCATCTCCCACCCTCTCACTTGGATCGTAGCTTCTATTGCTACAGTTCCGGTTCTCTCAGGTTCCATCTTTTGCTATCAAACACAGTGTCTGCATCTTGATCCTTCAATTATTGGAATGTCACGTGTAATTGGCCAGATTATGCTTCTTTCCATGACTGTACTCTATGACCGTTATTGGAAAGAAGTGCCTATGAGGAAATTAGTTGGTGCCGTTCAGTTTTTATAtgcttcttctcttcttctggACTTTGTTCTAGTGAGACAGATAAATCTTAAACTGGGAATTTCCAACGAG GGTTGTGAAGGATCTCTTACCTCTTTCTTGGCATCTTCGTTGTGTTTATCATCAATTGTCAGTGGGTTCTTGGGTGTTGGGTTAGCTTCTCTGATTGGAATAACATCTGGTGATTACTCAAGCCTGCCAATGGGAATTTTGATACAGTTCTTTGCAGCATTATTGCCTTTAGGATGGATTCATCGTGTACCCATGTCCGAACCCATtgttgagaaagaaagaaagcaaggtATGAGTAAAAGAACACGGAAAAATAGAAGGGTTGGAAGAGTGTTGTTAGGCTCTATTTATGTTTACCGCCGGGAAAGAGAATCTGATTCACAGAGATAA
- the LOC7494759 gene encoding probable folate-biopterin transporter 8, chloroplastic isoform X1: protein MIPLSIASRSPVTKLSPDNPKIQISSSTKLSHLKAVPCSFHRKNPNTICNPAKSKTHPFGSVLITPDHVSHKKGKINRGYEERRDSGHVGSQQMLGLCGFGYWMQGFRSFPWLALNFHMAHNLNLHPSQLQLLQISGNLPMVAKPLYGLLSDAFYIGGAHRVPYILMGVFLQVLGWGPLALIPVAREALPILISCILISNLGASITEVANDALVTEYGQKNRIGGLQSYAFMALAVGGILGNLLGGCFLQKTPPQTMFLVFSVLLSLQLATSSIVREKSLGLLEPSNHNLVKTSIWENTRKQLSDLKTALNEDSISHPLTWIVASIATVPVLSGSIFCYQTQCLHLDPSIIGMSRVIGQIMLLSMTVLYDRYWKEVPMRKLVGAVQFLYASSLLLDFVLVRQINLKLGISNEVFACCFSGLSEILAQFKLLPFSLLLASLCPQGCEGSLTSFLASSLCLSSIVSGFLGVGLASLIGITSGDYSSLPMGILIQFFAALLPLGWIHRVPMSEPIVEKERKQGMSKRTRKNRRVGRVLLGSIYVYRRERESDSQR, encoded by the exons ATGATTCCTTTATCAATTGCCAGTCGAAGTCCAGTTACGAAATTGTCTCCAGATAACCCAAAAATACAAATATCCTCTTCTACTAAGCTATCTCACTTGAAAGCAGTTCCATGCTCTTTTCACAGGAAAAACCCCAACACTATTTGCAACCCTGCAAAGTCCAAGACTCATCCTTTTGGCTCTGTATTAATAACCCCAGATCACGTTTCTCATAAGAAAGGCAAGATAAACCGGGGATACGAGGAAAGAAGAGATTCTGGCCATGTGGGTAGCCAACAGATGCTGGGTTTGTGTGGGTTTGGGTATTGGATGCAGGGGTTTAGGAGTTTTCCTTGGCTTGCTCTCAACTTCCATATGGCTCACAATCTCAACTTGCATCCATCACAATTGCAGCTTTTGCAAATCTCTGGTAACCTTCCCATGGTGGCCAAACCTCTTTATGGACTCCTCTCTGATGCTTTTTACATTGGAGGTGCTCATAGAGTACCTTATATTCTCATGGGAG TCTTTTTGCAGGTGCTGGGTTGGGGGCCGCTGGCATTGATCCCTGTTGCACGGGAAGCCCTTCCGATTCTTATTTCATGCATTCTTATCAGTAATCTTGGCGCTTCAATCACAGAAGTAGCAAATGATGCTCTTGTCACAGAGTATGGCCAAAAAAACAGAATTGGAGGCCTCCAGTCTTATGCATTTATGGCTTTAGCTGTTGGTGGAATCCTAGGCAACTTGCTAGGTGGTTGTTTCTTACAAAAAACACCACCCCAAACCATGTTTCTTGTATTTTCAgttcttctctctcttcaacTAGCAACTTCATCAATAGTAAGAGAGAAATCGCTTGGTTTATTAGAACCATCAAATCACAACCTTGTGAAGACATCAATTTGGGAGAATACCAGAAAACAGCTAAGTGATCTTAAAACTGCATTAAACGAGGACAGCATCTCCCACCCTCTCACTTGGATCGTAGCTTCTATTGCTACAGTTCCGGTTCTCTCAGGTTCCATCTTTTGCTATCAAACACAGTGTCTGCATCTTGATCCTTCAATTATTGGAATGTCACGTGTAATTGGCCAGATTATGCTTCTTTCCATGACTGTACTCTATGACCGTTATTGGAAAGAAGTGCCTATGAGGAAATTAGTTGGTGCCGTTCAGTTTTTATAtgcttcttctcttcttctggACTTTGTTCTAGTGAGACAGATAAATCTTAAACTGGGAATTTCCAACGAGGTATTTGCTTGTTGTTTTTCGGGTTTATCTGAAATACTTGCTCAATTTAAGCTCCTTCCTTTTTCATTGCTATTGGCTAGTTTATGTCCTCAGGGTTGTGAAGGATCTCTTACCTCTTTCTTGGCATCTTCGTTGTGTTTATCATCAATTGTCAGTGGGTTCTTGGGTGTTGGGTTAGCTTCTCTGATTGGAATAACATCTGGTGATTACTCAAGCCTGCCAATGGGAATTTTGATACAGTTCTTTGCAGCATTATTGCCTTTAGGATGGATTCATCGTGTACCCATGTCCGAACCCATtgttgagaaagaaagaaagcaaggtATGAGTAAAAGAACACGGAAAAATAGAAGGGTTGGAAGAGTGTTGTTAGGCTCTATTTATGTTTACCGCCGGGAAAGAGAATCTGATTCACAGAGATAA
- the LOC7494759 gene encoding probable folate-biopterin transporter 8, chloroplastic isoform X3 encodes MLFTLEVLIEYLIFSWEVLGWGPLALIPVAREALPILISCILISNLGASITEVANDALVTEYGQKNRIGGLQSYAFMALAVGGILGNLLGGCFLQKTPPQTMFLVFSVLLSLQLATSSIVREKSLGLLEPSNHNLVKTSIWENTRKQLSDLKTALNEDSISHPLTWIVASIATVPVLSGSIFCYQTQCLHLDPSIIGMSRVIGQIMLLSMTVLYDRYWKEVPMRKLVGAVQFLYASSLLLDFVLVRQINLKLGISNEVFACCFSGLSEILAQFKLLPFSLLLASLCPQGCEGSLTSFLASSLCLSSIVSGFLGVGLASLIGITSGDYSSLPMGILIQFFAALLPLGWIHRVPMSEPIVEKERKQGMSKRTRKNRRVGRVLLGSIYVYRRERESDSQR; translated from the exons ATGCTTTTTACATTGGAGGTGCTCATAGAGTACCTTATATTCTCATGGGAG GTGCTGGGTTGGGGGCCGCTGGCATTGATCCCTGTTGCACGGGAAGCCCTTCCGATTCTTATTTCATGCATTCTTATCAGTAATCTTGGCGCTTCAATCACAGAAGTAGCAAATGATGCTCTTGTCACAGAGTATGGCCAAAAAAACAGAATTGGAGGCCTCCAGTCTTATGCATTTATGGCTTTAGCTGTTGGTGGAATCCTAGGCAACTTGCTAGGTGGTTGTTTCTTACAAAAAACACCACCCCAAACCATGTTTCTTGTATTTTCAgttcttctctctcttcaacTAGCAACTTCATCAATAGTAAGAGAGAAATCGCTTGGTTTATTAGAACCATCAAATCACAACCTTGTGAAGACATCAATTTGGGAGAATACCAGAAAACAGCTAAGTGATCTTAAAACTGCATTAAACGAGGACAGCATCTCCCACCCTCTCACTTGGATCGTAGCTTCTATTGCTACAGTTCCGGTTCTCTCAGGTTCCATCTTTTGCTATCAAACACAGTGTCTGCATCTTGATCCTTCAATTATTGGAATGTCACGTGTAATTGGCCAGATTATGCTTCTTTCCATGACTGTACTCTATGACCGTTATTGGAAAGAAGTGCCTATGAGGAAATTAGTTGGTGCCGTTCAGTTTTTATAtgcttcttctcttcttctggACTTTGTTCTAGTGAGACAGATAAATCTTAAACTGGGAATTTCCAACGAGGTATTTGCTTGTTGTTTTTCGGGTTTATCTGAAATACTTGCTCAATTTAAGCTCCTTCCTTTTTCATTGCTATTGGCTAGTTTATGTCCTCAGGGTTGTGAAGGATCTCTTACCTCTTTCTTGGCATCTTCGTTGTGTTTATCATCAATTGTCAGTGGGTTCTTGGGTGTTGGGTTAGCTTCTCTGATTGGAATAACATCTGGTGATTACTCAAGCCTGCCAATGGGAATTTTGATACAGTTCTTTGCAGCATTATTGCCTTTAGGATGGATTCATCGTGTACCCATGTCCGAACCCATtgttgagaaagaaagaaagcaaggtATGAGTAAAAGAACACGGAAAAATAGAAGGGTTGGAAGAGTGTTGTTAGGCTCTATTTATGTTTACCGCCGGGAAAGAGAATCTGATTCACAGAGATAA
- the LOC7494757 gene encoding uncharacterized protein LOC7494757, which translates to MGKKKQILFGESDPDIDLKYLIHQHSLLFDKLIKLIPAKFYLPTDEKEKPWFHGLSKGAKASAKKEARENIKKARRERLDPEKSSTTTLDLLMQNLEKEKSNSESDGEEVEINPMVSGLENDDQSVTYEELRQRLHRKIEELRGGRDCGSSERSKKRREMKVTLQKKRKRESGSVEKRPGMSTSLERVEKDAEEATKELKFSHVKMGNEEEHGKKKKRKVSKLKELEKAKELEEAKKDPDKGGPVSKKHSWKAATSRAAGIKVHDDPKLLKQSLKKDSKKHQKNTEKWKERVETQLKMKAEKQQKRSRNIADRIEQKKMRRIEKRERKLTRPGFEGRKEGYINEGLT; encoded by the coding sequence ATGGGCAAGAAAAAGCAAATTCTTTTCGGTGAATCAGATCCTGATATTGATCTTAAGTATCTTATTCATCAGCATTCTTTGTTGTTTGACAAGTTGATTAAACTCATCCCTGCTAAGTTCTATCTACCCACTGACGAGAAAGAGAAGCCATGGTTTCATGGCCTTAGTAAGGGTGCAAAAGCTTCAGCAAAGAAGGAGGCAAGGGAAAATATTAAGAAAGCAAGGAGGGAACGTCTTGATCCTGAGAAGTCTTCTACAACAACCCTTGATTTGTTGATGCAAAACTTGGAGAAGGAAAAATCAAACAGCGAGAGTGATGGTGAAGAAGTGGAGATTAATCCAATGGTGTCTGGTTTAGAAAATGATGACCAATCAGTCACGTATGAAGAACTCCGGCAACGACTTCATCGTAAAATTGAAGAGCTTCGAGGAGGTAGAGATTGTGGTAGCTCAGAGAGATCAAAGAAGAGGAGGGAGATGAAAGTGACTCTGCAAAAGAAACGCAAGAGGGAATCTGGGTCTGTAGAAAAGAGGCCTGGCATGAGTACTTCATTGGAAAGGGTGGAGAAGGATGCAGAAGAAGCTACAAAGGAGCTCAAGTTCAGTCATGTTAAAATGGGGAATGAAGAGGAACacgggaagaagaagaagaggaaggttTCAAAGTTAAAGGAGCTTGAAAAAGCAAAAGAATTGGAAGAAGCAAAGAAAGACCCAGATAAAGGGGGCCCAGTCTCAAAGAAGCATTCATGGAAAGCAGCAACAAGTAGAGCTGCAGGAATTAAAGTTCATGATGATCCAAAGCTTCTGAAACAGAGCTTAAAGAAGGATAGCAAGAAGCATCAAAAGAATACTGAGAAGTGGAAGGAAAGGGTTGAAACCCAGCTGAAAATGAAAGCTGAGAAACAGCAAAAAAGATCAAGGAATATAGCTGACAGAATTGAACAGAAGAAGATGCGGCGGattgagaagagagagagaaagctcACGAGGCCAGGGTTTGAAGGTCGCAAGGAAGGTTATATCAATGAAGGCTTAACTTGA